The following proteins are encoded in a genomic region of Magnolia sinica isolate HGM2019 chromosome 1, MsV1, whole genome shotgun sequence:
- the LOC131246084 gene encoding uncharacterized protein LOC131246084: MTHLKDENAALRAQMKQEMNLLKDEVNKTILNIVTSQLSEEGRPRRDTADPNRALTVTEPWQGLSELHRALTNAEEDELRVVRESGSLVWLKSVYDLNSWVDSEQCMEYQLDLLRTYGAGNHKDRGTLKSRLSEVLIQIVDCKPKPLWKYDVVYIPLNARGHHWLMAAVYPRKKEVTLYDSLSIELEEKNKLVVAQVTDGLRWLFHVLDGGLVRWEKPWNVKPSADRPAQHNSDDCGVFMLKYIDFLCSMSAIDFTLEEIPKFRKTIAYDCLQ; encoded by the exons ATGACCCATCTTAAAGATGAGAATGCTGCGCTACGGGCGCAAATGAAGCAGGAGATGAACTTGCTAAAGGATGAAGTTAATAAGACAATT CTCAACATCGTTACCTCGCAATTGAGTGAGGAAGGGAGACCACGTCGCGATACAGCGGATCCCAACCGAGCTCTAACTGTAACAGAGCCTTGGCAGGGGCTCAGTGAACTCCATCGAGCTCTAACCAATGCCGAAGAGGACGAGTTGAGAGTTGTCAGAGAGTCAGGTTCACTCGTCTGGTTGAAAAGTGTCTATGACCTAAATTCATGGGTCGACTCTGAA CAATGCATGGAATATCAACTTGACCTGTTGCGAACTTATGGCGCTGGGAACCATAAGGATCGTGGGACCTTGAAGTCAAGGTTGAGCGAAGTGCTTATACAAATAGTCGACTGTAAACCGAAACCTCTATGGAAGTATGATGTG GTGTACATCCCTCTTAACGCAAGGGGGCATCACTGGCTGATGGCTGCTGTTTATCCGAGGAAAAAAGAGGTCACTTTGTACGACAGCTTGAGTATCGAATTGGAAGAGAAAAACAAGCTGGTCGTTGCGCAGGTAACGGACGGACTGAGGTGGTTATTCCATGTTCTTGATGGCGGATTAGTTAGGTGGGAGAAGCCATGGAATGTGAAGCCATCCGCTGACAGGCCTGCGCAACACAACTCGGACGATTGTGGCGTATTCATGCTGAAATATATAGACTTCTTGTGCAGCATGAGTGCAATTGACTTTACGCTT GAGGAAATTCCAAAATTTAGAAAGACAATTGCATATGACTGTCTGCAGTAG
- the LOC131247716 gene encoding putative ubiquitin-like-specific protease 1B: MEYQLDLLRTYGAGNHKDRGTLKSRLSEVLIQIVDCKPKPLWKYDVVYIPLNARGHHWLMAAVYPRKKEVTLYDSLSIELEEKNKLVVAQVTDGLRWLFHVLDGGLVRWEKPWNVKPSADRPAQHNSDDCGVFMLKYIDFLCSMSAIDFTLEEIPKFRKTIAYDCLQ, translated from the exons ATGGAATATCAACTTGACCTGTTGCGAACTTATGGCGCTGGGAACCATAAGGATCGTGGGACCTTGAAGTCAAGGTTGAGCGAAGTGCTTATACAAATAGTCGACTGTAAACCGAAACCTCTATGGAAGTATGATGTG GTGTACATCCCTCTTAACGCAAGGGGGCATCACTGGCTGATGGCTGCTGTTTATCCGAGGAAAAAAGAGGTCACTTTGTACGACAGCTTGAGTATCGAATTGGAAGAGAAAAACAAGCTGGTCGTTGCGCAGGTAACGGACGGACTGAGGTGGTTATTCCATGTTCTTGATGGCGGATTAGTTAGGTGGGAGAAGCCATGGAATGTGAAGCCATCCGCTGACAGGCCTGCGCAACACAACTCGGACGATTGTGGCGTATTCATGCTGAAATATATAGACTTCTTGTGCAGCATGAGTGCAATTGACTTTACGCTT GAGGAAATTCCAAAATTTAGAAAGACAATTGCATATGACTGTCTGCAGTAG